A section of the Pseudomonas prosekii genome encodes:
- a CDS encoding LysR family transcriptional regulator yields MDRFSALEIFVRVVEIGSFSRTAIELSISQSTVSKQITDLEKQLQAKLFSRTTRRLFLTDAGERFYEQAKLILEQYAMALGDAFNTRQTPSGTLRIATPILLGRKQLTPLLPRFFQRYPDIVLEHFLSDSATDLIRDGVDVSIRVGEMKDSSHQARKLGALQPVTVASPAFLKDHPAILHPRDLARVPCLIYLRNPTPFEWTFSGVNGETVSVEVEGPYRVNGFEALCEAAIAGLGVLRAPLSACGEDLEAGRLVRLLTDYDAAFVPIYAVMPASSWIPQKTRVMVDFLVEEFQRNPWLRGPD; encoded by the coding sequence GTGGACAGATTTTCGGCGTTAGAAATCTTCGTGAGGGTCGTCGAAATCGGCAGCTTTTCGCGCACGGCGATTGAGCTGTCGATCAGTCAATCGACGGTCAGCAAGCAAATTACCGATTTGGAAAAACAGCTACAGGCCAAGCTATTTTCACGTACCACCCGCCGGTTGTTTTTGACTGATGCCGGTGAGCGGTTTTATGAGCAGGCGAAGCTTATTCTTGAGCAATACGCCATGGCGTTAGGCGATGCATTCAATACCCGCCAGACGCCTTCAGGCACCTTACGTATCGCTACACCAATTCTGCTCGGGCGAAAGCAATTGACCCCGTTGCTGCCGCGCTTTTTCCAGCGCTACCCCGACATCGTGTTGGAGCATTTCCTGAGCGATTCCGCGACAGATCTGATTCGCGATGGCGTAGATGTGTCTATCCGCGTTGGCGAAATGAAAGATAGCTCTCACCAGGCGCGAAAACTCGGTGCTCTCCAACCTGTCACCGTAGCCTCGCCCGCGTTCCTGAAGGACCATCCAGCGATTCTTCATCCTCGCGATTTGGCTCGCGTACCGTGCCTGATTTACCTGCGCAACCCCACGCCTTTCGAGTGGACGTTCAGCGGTGTCAACGGTGAGACAGTGTCGGTTGAAGTTGAAGGACCCTATCGGGTGAACGGGTTTGAAGCGCTTTGCGAAGCCGCGATCGCAGGACTTGGAGTTTTGAGAGCGCCATTGTCGGCCTGCGGCGAGGATCTGGAGGCCGGTAGATTGGTTAGGCTGCTGACAGATTACGACGCCGCTTTCGTTCCCATCTATGCGGTAATGCCTGCCTCATCCTGGATCCCGCAGAAGACTCGCGTGATGGTGGATTTCCTAGTGGAAGAGTTCCAGCGCAATCCGTGGCTTAGAGGACCTGACTAA
- a CDS encoding TetR/AcrR family transcriptional regulator, whose protein sequence is MIEPKLSEPKKRGRGRPSNFDRAIAVHQAMKLFWESGYEGTSFESLIAVMGISASSFYNSFGSKEQLYAEATNAYLAASGEWFLGILNDATDTRTAFKRLMEATATEFTRDDLPSGCMISVACVHVPPALHSVREMMTEHRAMARHAMEARIQRGIDEGDVSADTNTQALAAYFNVLARGLAVQARDGATSHQLLEIVQVAMQAFPAGPRL, encoded by the coding sequence GTGATTGAACCAAAATTATCTGAACCCAAAAAACGTGGTCGCGGGCGGCCATCGAATTTCGACCGGGCGATTGCCGTGCACCAAGCAATGAAATTGTTTTGGGAGTCGGGCTACGAAGGCACATCCTTCGAAAGCCTGATTGCGGTGATGGGAATCAGTGCGTCGAGCTTTTACAACTCTTTTGGGAGTAAAGAGCAGCTCTACGCAGAGGCGACTAATGCCTATCTGGCAGCGTCAGGTGAGTGGTTTCTCGGCATCTTGAATGATGCGACTGACACGCGAACCGCCTTCAAACGATTGATGGAGGCGACCGCTACTGAGTTCACCCGAGACGATCTACCCTCCGGCTGCATGATTTCCGTAGCATGCGTTCACGTTCCTCCCGCGTTGCATTCGGTTCGCGAAATGATGACCGAGCACAGAGCGATGGCTCGCCATGCAATGGAGGCGAGGATTCAGCGCGGCATCGATGAAGGTGACGTGTCGGCCGACACCAATACCCAAGCATTAGCCGCTTACTTCAATGTGCTCGCCCGAGGATTGGCTGTACAAGCCAGAGATGGTGCGACCTCCCACCAACTTCTGGAGATCGTTCAGGTCGCCATGCAAGCGTTTCCTGCTGGCCCAAGGCTTTAG
- a CDS encoding NADPH-dependent F420 reductase: MKIGMLGSGTVALSIAKHAIDQGHEVLLSNRSGATKLADALSQLGPKASVVTLAEAAAAPVVLLATPWTTIETVLSGLPAWNNRILIDATNPFLETTPKWVFDDLGERGASEIVAELAPGARVVKAFNNLEMANFNAGPVHNQGRRVLFVSGDDSEAKAFVTEFIQRIGFRTVDLGGLKEGGRMQQAGGPLAGHDFLLPQ; the protein is encoded by the coding sequence ATGAAAATTGGGATGTTGGGCTCGGGCACTGTGGCGCTGTCCATTGCTAAGCACGCGATTGATCAGGGCCATGAGGTCTTGCTGAGCAACCGCAGTGGTGCGACTAAATTGGCCGATGCACTGTCGCAGTTGGGGCCGAAGGCTTCCGTCGTCACCCTCGCCGAAGCCGCCGCAGCTCCGGTGGTGCTACTGGCTACGCCTTGGACGACGATCGAGACAGTTCTCAGTGGACTGCCAGCATGGAACAACCGAATCCTGATTGACGCCACTAACCCGTTTTTGGAGACAACGCCCAAATGGGTGTTTGACGACCTCGGGGAGCGTGGCGCGAGTGAAATTGTTGCTGAGTTGGCGCCGGGCGCACGGGTAGTCAAGGCGTTCAACAATCTTGAAATGGCTAACTTCAATGCTGGCCCCGTCCACAACCAAGGCCGAAGGGTGCTGTTCGTGTCCGGCGATGACAGCGAAGCCAAGGCGTTCGTGACCGAGTTCATTCAGAGAATTGGCTTTCGCACCGTCGATCTCGGGGGACTCAAGGAGGGTGGAAGAATGCAACAAGCCGGCGGCCCTCTCGCCGGGCATGACTTCTTACTCCCTCAATAA
- a CDS encoding YciI family protein: MIDENGPHYFVAFHTPGPKWVPGVKYNEQPEFMTHVNYMIELHQKGLIVLSGPFMEKAGGLNGVLANGGMSIFKAADFEDAKKIAGDDPTVKSGFLNLEVKMMWVPFHT; the protein is encoded by the coding sequence ATGATTGACGAAAACGGGCCACACTATTTTGTAGCCTTTCACACCCCAGGGCCGAAATGGGTACCGGGCGTGAAATACAACGAACAACCTGAGTTTATGACTCATGTGAATTACATGATCGAACTGCATCAGAAGGGGCTGATTGTGCTCAGCGGCCCGTTCATGGAAAAGGCGGGCGGGCTCAATGGAGTGTTGGCAAACGGCGGCATGTCGATTTTCAAGGCCGCTGATTTTGAAGACGCAAAAAAAATCGCCGGCGACGATCCAACGGTCAAGTCCGGCTTCCTAAACCTCGAAGTCAAAATGATGTGGGTCCCATTCCATACCTGA
- a CDS encoding YciI family protein, translating into MIDENGPHYFVAFQSPGPNWVQGVKYNEQPGFMDHVGYMIEMQEKGLTVLSGPFMEKAGGLNGVLADGGMTIFKAADLEEAIKIGTDDPTVKSGLLNVEVKMMWVPFHT; encoded by the coding sequence ATGATTGACGAAAACGGCCCACATTATTTTGTCGCCTTCCAATCCCCTGGCCCGAACTGGGTCCAAGGCGTGAAATACAACGAGCAACCTGGGTTCATGGACCATGTTGGCTACATGATCGAAATGCAAGAGAAAGGCCTGACCGTGCTCAGCGGTCCGTTCATGGAAAAAGCTGGCGGGCTTAATGGCGTACTGGCAGACGGCGGCATGACGATCTTCAAGGCCGCTGACCTCGAAGAAGCCATCAAGATCGGCACCGACGATCCAACGGTTAAGTCAGGCCTACTGAATGTCGAAGTGAAGATGATGTGGGTGCCGTTCCATACCTGA
- a CDS encoding TetR/AcrR family transcriptional regulator yields the protein MKVTKEQAAANKEAILTAASRLYREKGIDGIGIGELSRSVGLTHGGFYGQFPGGKEQLASEAVSRTFESNIQEWQNAKTISELIQGYLTQAHLDNWMEGCPIPALGADVARTGGAVSSAFTKGIEDLIETLMVLVEGETHDEKYRESLRILSSIAGAMLIARALDSPQLSEQFLQSVISGWPAAPEKKSGL from the coding sequence ATGAAAGTCACGAAAGAACAAGCGGCGGCGAATAAAGAGGCGATCCTCACTGCCGCATCCCGCCTATATCGCGAAAAAGGTATAGATGGAATTGGCATCGGTGAACTCTCACGATCAGTGGGTCTGACCCATGGCGGATTTTACGGACAGTTTCCTGGCGGAAAGGAACAGCTAGCATCGGAAGCCGTCAGCAGAACATTCGAGTCAAACATCCAAGAGTGGCAGAACGCAAAAACCATCTCGGAACTCATACAGGGTTACTTGACGCAAGCGCATCTGGATAATTGGATGGAGGGCTGCCCCATCCCCGCTTTAGGTGCAGACGTCGCTCGCACTGGCGGTGCAGTCAGCAGTGCATTCACCAAAGGTATTGAGGACTTGATTGAAACGCTGATGGTGCTGGTCGAGGGCGAAACTCATGACGAGAAGTACCGGGAATCGCTTCGCATACTTTCCTCAATAGCTGGTGCAATGCTGATTGCCAGAGCGCTGGACAGCCCTCAATTATCTGAACAGTTCTTGCAGTCGGTCATCAGTGGCTGGCCTGCCGCGCCTGAAAAAAAGAGCGGGCTGTAA
- a CDS encoding LysR family transcriptional regulator, with amino-acid sequence MKRNELRSIDLNLLVVFETLIQERNLTRAGKRLSLGQPAVSAALIRLRRLFNDPLFERNGRTMVPTPRALSAAQMLGPALDSVCVALADTKG; translated from the coding sequence ATGAAACGTAATGAGCTGCGCAGTATCGATTTGAACCTGCTCGTTGTCTTCGAAACGCTCATCCAGGAACGTAACTTAACTCGTGCAGGCAAGAGGCTATCGCTCGGCCAGCCAGCGGTGAGCGCTGCGTTGATTCGACTTCGTAGGCTGTTCAACGACCCATTGTTTGAGCGCAATGGCCGCACAATGGTGCCAACGCCTAGAGCTTTAAGTGCAGCGCAAATGCTTGGCCCGGCGCTTGATTCTGTTTGCGTTGCTCTTGCGGATACCAAGGGTTGA
- the mexE gene encoding multidrug efflux RND transporter periplasmic adaptor subunit MexE, which produces MEQSLKPLRYPLAALALTVLAACDRTPDAALAPAAPHVTVAKVLEQPITEWDEVTARLEAPETVEVRPRVSGQIDRVAFTDGALVKRGDLLFQIDARPFEHEVHRIEAQLQQARATLVRTGNEAQRGQRLLSSNAISAELADTRTTTAQEARAGVDAIQAQLDLARLNLSFTRVTAPITGRVSRAEITAGNIVTADTTPLTSVVSTDKVYAYFDTDERMFLKYSLLSRQGQRGQATPVYMGLSNEEGNSHIGQMNFVDNQVNPKTGTIRGRAVFDNADGQYTPGLYARLKLVGSAAYPGLLIKDEAVGTDLGKKFVLVVDKDNKAIYRSVDLGPKLEGLRIVRSGLQKEDRIVINGLQRVRPGAVIDPQDAPMASPETVATLASQRQAIEASNRPVIQSPVSVKSPELVKTETAISPRG; this is translated from the coding sequence ATGGAACAGTCACTAAAACCTCTGCGTTATCCTCTTGCTGCGTTGGCACTGACAGTTCTGGCAGCGTGTGACCGCACACCTGATGCAGCGTTGGCACCAGCAGCGCCACACGTCACCGTTGCCAAGGTACTCGAACAGCCCATCACCGAGTGGGATGAAGTCACCGCTCGACTGGAGGCGCCAGAAACCGTCGAGGTTCGTCCTCGGGTTTCGGGTCAGATCGACCGTGTGGCCTTCACCGATGGTGCACTGGTAAAAAGAGGTGATTTGCTGTTTCAGATTGATGCACGTCCGTTCGAACATGAAGTCCATCGCATCGAAGCGCAGCTGCAACAAGCCCGAGCAACTTTGGTTCGCACAGGCAACGAAGCTCAGCGCGGCCAGCGCTTGTTGAGCAGCAACGCGATTTCCGCAGAGTTGGCCGACACTCGCACCACCACTGCACAAGAAGCCCGGGCCGGTGTCGATGCCATTCAGGCGCAGCTGGATCTCGCACGCTTGAACCTCAGTTTCACCCGCGTTACCGCACCGATCACCGGTCGAGTCAGTCGGGCGGAAATCACCGCCGGCAACATCGTCACCGCTGACACCACGCCGCTTACCAGCGTTGTCTCCACCGATAAGGTCTACGCCTATTTCGATACTGACGAGCGCATGTTCCTTAAATACAGTCTGCTTTCCCGCCAAGGGCAGCGCGGTCAAGCCACTCCGGTGTACATGGGCCTGTCAAACGAGGAGGGCAACAGCCACATCGGGCAGATGAACTTCGTCGATAACCAAGTCAACCCGAAAACCGGCACCATTCGCGGCCGCGCGGTGTTCGATAACGCTGACGGTCAGTACACCCCCGGACTGTATGCCCGGTTGAAGTTAGTCGGCAGCGCTGCCTACCCCGGCTTGCTGATCAAAGACGAAGCAGTGGGGACTGACCTCGGCAAGAAATTTGTGCTGGTCGTCGATAAAGACAACAAAGCTATCTATCGCAGCGTCGATCTGGGGCCAAAGCTTGAGGGGCTGCGCATCGTTCGCAGTGGTTTGCAGAAAGAAGATCGCATTGTCATCAACGGCCTTCAACGCGTTCGTCCTGGCGCGGTGATTGATCCGCAGGATGCGCCAATGGCTAGCCCGGAAACGGTTGCCACACTGGCGAGCCAGCGTCAGGCAATTGAAGCCAGTAATCGTCCCGTCATCCAGTCGCCCGTCTCTGTCAAATCACCTGAACTGGTGAAGACGGAAACTGCGATTTCGCCTCGCGGTTAA
- a CDS encoding efflux RND transporter permease subunit, with translation MKFSQFFITRPIFAAVLSLLILIAGTISLFQLPISEYPEVVPPTVVVHANYPGANPKVIGETVAAPLEQAITGVENMLYMSSQSTADGRLTLTVTFALGTDLDNAQVQVQNRVTRTEPKLPEEVTRIGITVDKASPELTLLVHLVSPDKRYDMLYLSNYAILNVKDELARLNGIGDVQLFGMGDYSLRIWLDPNKTASRNLTATDVVNAVREQNRQVAAGQLGAPPAPNATSFQMSINSQGRLVTEEEFENVIIRSGANGEITRLKDIARVELGSNQYALRALLNNQEAVAMPIFQRPGSNAIDISNQVRAKMAELKKNFPEGMDFEIVYDPTIFVRSSIEAVVHTLFEALILVVLVVILFLQTWRASIIPLVAVPVSLIGTFAVMHLLGFSLNALSLFGLVLAIGIVVDDAIVVVENVERNIEGGLEPIEATKKAMGEVTGPIIATALVLCAVFVPAAFISGLTGQFYKQFALTIAISTVISAFNSLTLSPALAAVLLKAHGAPKDHFSKVLDRLLGGWLFKPFNRFFEKASHGYVVAVAKIIRGSSVALLIYAGLIAMTYMGFSTTPTGFVPTQDKKYLVTFAQLPDAASLDRTENVIRRMSTIAMNEPGFDSAVAFPGLSINGFTNSPNAGIAFIGLSNFEERADPSLSAMGISASLNAKFGGIQDAYIAVFPPPPVQGLGTIGGFRLQIEDRGNLGYDELYKETMNIITKSRSVPELANLFTSYTVNVPQVEANIDREKAKTHGVAISDIFDTLQVYLGSLYANDFNRFGRTYQVNVQAEQQFRQEPEQIGQLKVRNDRGEMIPLATFVKVTPTSGPDRVMHYNGFITAEINGGAAPGYSSGQAQAAIEKLLKEELPNGMTYEWTDLTFQQILSGDTALLVFPLCVLLAFLVLAALYESWSLPLAVILIVPMTLLSAIAGVIISKGDNNIFTQIGLIVLVGLACKNAILIVEFAKDKQDQGLSPLDAVLEACRMRLRPILMTSFAFIMGVIPLVTSTGAGSEMRRAMGVAVFSGMLGVTFFGLLLTPVFFVLIRRYIERKNARKVGKAEQTHASNPEAH, from the coding sequence ATGAAATTTTCCCAGTTCTTCATTACGCGGCCAATTTTCGCCGCCGTACTGTCTCTGCTGATTTTAATTGCTGGCACTATCTCGCTGTTCCAATTGCCCATCAGCGAATACCCCGAGGTGGTTCCTCCGACCGTGGTGGTCCACGCCAACTATCCGGGTGCCAACCCAAAAGTTATTGGGGAAACGGTGGCTGCTCCACTGGAGCAAGCCATTACTGGCGTAGAGAACATGCTGTACATGTCCTCGCAATCAACCGCTGACGGTCGCCTGACTCTGACAGTGACCTTCGCCCTCGGCACCGATCTCGACAACGCCCAAGTCCAAGTGCAAAACCGCGTGACCCGCACCGAGCCAAAGCTGCCGGAAGAAGTGACTCGCATCGGTATTACCGTCGACAAGGCTTCGCCTGAGCTGACGTTGCTGGTGCATCTGGTATCGCCGGATAAGCGCTACGACATGCTCTACCTGTCGAACTACGCGATCCTCAATGTAAAGGATGAATTGGCCCGTCTGAACGGTATCGGCGACGTGCAGTTGTTCGGCATGGGCGACTACTCACTGCGTATTTGGCTCGACCCGAACAAGACCGCTTCGCGCAATCTGACCGCAACTGATGTAGTCAACGCGGTACGTGAGCAAAACCGTCAGGTCGCTGCTGGGCAACTCGGTGCGCCACCAGCGCCGAATGCCACCAGTTTCCAAATGTCGATCAACTCCCAGGGACGCCTGGTCACTGAAGAAGAGTTTGAAAACGTGATCATTCGCAGCGGTGCCAACGGCGAAATAACGCGCCTGAAGGACATCGCCCGAGTCGAACTCGGCTCAAACCAGTACGCTTTGCGCGCCTTGCTGAACAACCAGGAAGCGGTAGCGATGCCGATCTTCCAGCGCCCCGGTTCCAACGCCATCGACATCTCTAACCAGGTGCGGGCGAAAATGGCCGAGCTGAAGAAAAACTTTCCGGAAGGCATGGATTTCGAGATCGTCTACGACCCGACTATCTTCGTTCGTAGCTCGATTGAGGCGGTGGTCCACACCCTGTTCGAAGCCCTGATTCTCGTGGTGCTGGTGGTGATCCTGTTCCTGCAAACCTGGCGCGCCTCGATCATTCCCCTGGTCGCGGTACCCGTGTCGCTGATCGGTACCTTTGCCGTGATGCACCTGCTCGGATTTTCGCTTAACGCCTTGTCGCTGTTCGGACTGGTATTGGCCATCGGTATCGTGGTCGACGATGCGATCGTGGTGGTGGAGAACGTCGAGCGAAATATCGAGGGCGGGCTGGAGCCGATCGAAGCGACCAAGAAAGCCATGGGCGAAGTGACGGGGCCAATCATCGCCACGGCATTGGTGCTCTGTGCGGTATTCGTACCTGCGGCGTTCATCTCTGGCCTTACCGGGCAGTTCTATAAGCAATTCGCGTTAACCATTGCCATCTCGACGGTGATTTCGGCATTCAACTCGCTGACCCTTTCGCCGGCACTGGCGGCGGTATTGCTCAAGGCCCACGGCGCGCCGAAGGATCACTTCTCGAAAGTGCTCGATCGTTTGCTAGGTGGCTGGTTGTTCAAACCTTTCAACCGCTTCTTCGAAAAGGCCAGCCACGGTTATGTGGTGGCAGTAGCCAAGATCATTCGGGGCAGTAGCGTTGCGTTGCTGATTTATGCTGGCCTGATCGCGATGACCTACATGGGCTTCAGCACCACCCCAACCGGGTTCGTGCCGACGCAAGACAAGAAGTACCTGGTGACCTTCGCCCAATTGCCAGACGCCGCCAGCCTGGATCGCACTGAGAATGTAATCCGTCGCATGAGCACCATCGCCATGAACGAACCGGGCTTCGACAGCGCCGTGGCGTTTCCGGGCCTGTCGATCAACGGCTTCACTAACAGCCCGAACGCCGGTATCGCGTTCATCGGGTTGAGCAACTTCGAAGAACGCGCCGACCCGAGCCTTTCGGCGATGGGGATTTCCGCATCGCTGAACGCCAAGTTCGGCGGCATCCAGGACGCCTACATCGCGGTGTTCCCGCCACCACCGGTACAAGGCCTGGGTACCATCGGTGGTTTCCGTTTGCAGATCGAGGACCGGGGCAACTTGGGCTACGACGAGCTGTACAAGGAAACCATGAACATCATCACCAAAAGCCGTTCGGTGCCGGAATTGGCCAACCTGTTCACCAGCTACACGGTCAACGTGCCGCAGGTCGAAGCAAACATCGATCGCGAGAAAGCCAAGACTCACGGCGTGGCAATCAGCGATATTTTCGACACCTTGCAGGTCTATCTCGGCTCGCTGTACGCCAACGACTTCAACCGGTTTGGCCGCACCTATCAGGTCAACGTCCAGGCTGAACAGCAGTTCCGCCAGGAGCCTGAACAGATCGGCCAGTTGAAGGTGCGCAACGACCGTGGCGAGATGATCCCGCTGGCGACCTTCGTCAAGGTCACGCCCACCTCCGGCCCGGATCGGGTGATGCACTACAACGGCTTTATCACAGCGGAAATTAACGGCGGCGCGGCACCGGGATACAGCTCCGGCCAGGCTCAGGCTGCGATAGAAAAACTGCTCAAGGAGGAACTGCCCAACGGCATGACCTACGAGTGGACCGACCTGACCTTTCAGCAGATTTTGTCCGGCGATACCGCGTTGCTGGTGTTCCCGCTCTGCGTACTGTTGGCGTTCCTGGTACTGGCGGCACTGTACGAAAGCTGGAGCCTGCCGTTAGCGGTGATCCTGATCGTGCCGATGACCCTGCTGTCGGCGATTGCCGGGGTAATCATTTCCAAAGGCGACAACAATATCTTCACCCAGATTGGCCTGATCGTACTGGTGGGCCTGGCGTGCAAAAACGCGATCCTGATCGTCGAGTTCGCCAAGGACAAACAGGATCAAGGGCTGTCGCCGCTGGACGCGGTGCTTGAAGCCTGCCGTATGCGTCTGCGCCCGATCCTGATGACTTCGTTTGCGTTCATCATGGGTGTGATTCCGCTCGTGACATCGACCGGTGCCGGATCGGAAATGCGCCGTGCCATGGGCGTTGCGGTGTTCTCCGGGATGCTCGGCGTGACCTTCTTCGGCTTGCTACTGACACCCGTGTTCTTCGTGTTGATCCGTCGCTACATCGAACGCAAAAACGCCCGCAAGGTTGGCAAGGCTGAGCAAACCCACGCTTCGAATCCGGAGGCACACTGA
- a CDS encoding efflux transporter outer membrane subunit: MNTLKLFLPSLLVLALAACTVGPDYKAPDTAPATIAAAHTSQYDQSRFETVWWQQFDDPTLNQLVSKSLQGNRDLRVAFARWKAARAIRDDVSNDNLPVVTSRISSEQGRAQVPGQTERRVNQERYDLGLDMAWEVDLFGRIQRQLESSNAQEGAAAADLYQLRVTMIAELVDAYGQLRGAQLREKIALANLKNQQDSRTVTVSLRDAGVGNELDVVRADARLAAVEATVPQLQAEQVRQQNRIATLLGERPDKLSVSLAPADLPAIAKALPVGDPAELLRRRPDVLAAERRLASATADIGVATADLFPRVSLSGFLGFTAGRGSQIGSSAARAWGLGPSITWAAFDLGSVRARIRGADADAEGALATYEQQVLLALEESENAFSDYGKRQQRLLSLIRQSESSRAAADLAAIQYKEGTVDYLVLLDAQRERLNAEDAQALGETDQYRAIVAIYKSLGGGWDSDKG, from the coding sequence ATGAACACTCTTAAGCTTTTTTTACCCAGCCTCCTGGTTCTAGCCCTCGCTGCCTGCACGGTAGGCCCGGACTACAAGGCACCCGATACCGCTCCCGCGACGATCGCGGCAGCGCACACCAGCCAATACGATCAGTCGCGATTTGAAACGGTATGGTGGCAACAGTTCGATGACCCCACGCTCAATCAGTTAGTGAGCAAATCCCTGCAAGGTAACCGCGATCTTCGTGTTGCGTTCGCTCGCTGGAAGGCGGCACGGGCGATACGCGATGACGTCAGCAATGACAATTTGCCGGTGGTCACAAGCCGTATTAGTAGCGAGCAAGGGCGGGCTCAAGTGCCGGGCCAAACGGAACGCCGAGTCAATCAGGAACGTTACGATCTTGGTTTGGACATGGCTTGGGAAGTCGATCTGTTTGGGCGTATCCAGCGTCAACTGGAGTCCAGTAATGCGCAGGAGGGCGCAGCAGCGGCCGATCTATACCAACTGCGCGTGACGATGATCGCTGAATTAGTGGACGCCTACGGACAATTGCGCGGCGCCCAACTGCGAGAAAAAATCGCCTTGGCGAATCTGAAGAATCAACAGGACTCGCGCACTGTGACAGTTAGTCTGCGCGATGCCGGAGTCGGAAATGAACTCGATGTAGTACGGGCTGATGCGCGTCTGGCTGCTGTCGAGGCAACTGTTCCGCAGCTACAAGCGGAGCAGGTGCGGCAGCAAAACCGCATCGCCACGCTGTTGGGTGAGCGCCCGGATAAACTGAGCGTATCGTTGGCCCCTGCGGACTTGCCGGCCATCGCGAAAGCGCTGCCAGTCGGTGATCCAGCCGAGTTGCTGCGCCGGCGTCCGGACGTGCTCGCTGCCGAACGCAGACTGGCATCCGCCACTGCGGATATCGGCGTGGCCACCGCAGACCTGTTTCCGAGGGTGAGCTTGAGCGGCTTTCTGGGTTTCACAGCCGGCCGAGGTTCGCAGATTGGCTCCAGTGCTGCCAGAGCCTGGGGGCTCGGACCAAGCATTACCTGGGCGGCATTTGACTTGGGCAGCGTTCGCGCACGCATTCGTGGCGCCGACGCCGACGCCGAAGGCGCCTTGGCCACCTACGAGCAACAAGTGTTGCTGGCTCTGGAAGAGTCGGAGAACGCATTCAGTGATTACGGAAAACGCCAACAACGGCTGCTATCGCTGATCCGGCAGAGTGAGTCGAGCCGTGCAGCAGCTGATCTGGCAGCCATCCAATACAAAGAAGGGACCGTGGATTATCTAGTGTTGTTGGACGCACAGCGTGAGCGCCTCAACGCCGAGGATGCTCAGGCGCTCGGCGAAACCGATCAATACCGTGCGATCGTTGCGATCTACAAATCACTGGGAGGTGGTTGGGATAGCGATAAAGGTTGA
- a CDS encoding NAD-dependent epimerase/dehydratase family protein: MKVFVTGASGYLGGSISHRLVENGHEVIGLVRTSVQAEWLEARGIAAQIGTLDDADLLQEVARSADATINAANSDHYFSIRALITALAGTGKTLIHTSGASIVCDDAMGGEPSQAIYADDQPFTPMLHRVPRIEIDRMVRTAGVNQGLRAFVISPSTVYGNGLGMKVVSDQLPKIVAKSKELGAGVYIGSGKTIWSNVNINDLVDLYLSALERAPSGAFFFAENGESTFESIARAVSKSLGFEGRTLSWDINDAMSELGGFARIALATNARVRAINARKLLDWQPSGPSLEQAVEQGL, encoded by the coding sequence ATGAAAGTATTTGTCACTGGAGCATCGGGGTACTTAGGCGGTTCCATCAGCCACCGCTTGGTCGAAAATGGACATGAGGTTATCGGTTTGGTAAGGACGTCTGTACAAGCTGAATGGTTGGAAGCGCGGGGCATTGCTGCGCAGATCGGAACGCTTGATGACGCCGATTTGCTTCAAGAGGTCGCGCGCTCCGCCGACGCCACTATCAATGCCGCGAACTCAGATCATTACTTCTCCATTCGAGCATTGATCACTGCGTTGGCCGGTACCGGGAAAACCCTCATCCATACCAGCGGAGCCAGCATCGTCTGTGACGACGCGATGGGAGGTGAACCCAGTCAGGCCATTTACGCAGATGATCAGCCTTTCACACCCATGCTGCACCGCGTTCCCCGCATTGAAATCGATCGCATGGTCAGGACTGCGGGCGTCAACCAAGGTTTGCGCGCATTTGTAATCAGCCCGTCGACGGTTTACGGCAACGGCCTAGGCATGAAAGTCGTGAGTGACCAATTACCCAAAATCGTCGCGAAATCCAAAGAACTGGGTGCCGGGGTTTACATCGGCAGCGGCAAAACTATCTGGTCCAACGTCAACATCAACGACCTTGTGGATCTTTACCTTTCAGCCTTGGAACGCGCGCCATCCGGAGCATTTTTCTTTGCAGAGAATGGTGAAAGTACCTTCGAATCAATCGCGCGCGCAGTGAGCAAGTCCCTTGGTTTCGAAGGCAGAACCCTAAGTTGGGACATTAATGATGCGATGTCTGAACTGGGTGGTTTCGCTCGGATTGCGCTGGCGACAAACGCACGTGTACGCGCCATCAACGCGCGCAAGCTTTTGGATTGGCAACCCAGTGGTCCGTCGCTTGAGCAAGCAGTTGAACAAGGGCTCTGA